A window of Auraticoccus monumenti contains these coding sequences:
- a CDS encoding VOC family protein has product MTMTLAMITLDSDDPAPLARWWAERLGGSVVEENDGYFLIVSLPGTDHLMAFQQVPDPTPGKNKMHLDLVAGGSLEAEVTELVAVGATEVARHELGGFAWVTLADPQGNQFCVSEPHSQSSGTDG; this is encoded by the coding sequence ATGACGATGACGTTGGCGATGATCACCCTGGACAGCGACGACCCGGCACCCCTGGCCCGCTGGTGGGCCGAGCGCCTGGGCGGATCGGTGGTGGAGGAGAACGACGGGTACTTCCTGATCGTGTCCCTCCCCGGCACCGACCACCTGATGGCTTTCCAGCAGGTGCCGGACCCGACCCCGGGCAAGAACAAGATGCACCTGGACCTGGTGGCCGGGGGCTCGCTCGAGGCGGAGGTGACCGAGCTGGTGGCTGTCGGCGCCACCGAGGTGGCTCGGCACGAGCTGGGCGGTTTCGCCTGGGTCACGCTGGCCGACCCGCAGGGCAACCAGTTCTGCGTCTCCGAACCGCACTCCCAGTCCTCCGGCACCGACGGGTGA
- a CDS encoding NUDIX hydrolase, producing the protein MPIPDFITELRTMVGHHRLWLPGVSAVVTDDDGRVLLERRSDNGRWTIPSGILEPGEQPAEGILREITEETGVTARVEELVEVHSEEPVTYANGDVCQFLNLLYRCRHVSGEARVADDESLEVGWFRPEALPAMTAYQLERIERVLGPSGG; encoded by the coding sequence ATGCCGATCCCGGACTTCATCACCGAGCTGCGCACGATGGTCGGCCACCACCGGCTCTGGCTCCCAGGGGTGTCCGCCGTGGTGACCGACGACGACGGGCGGGTCCTGCTCGAGCGCCGCAGCGACAACGGCCGGTGGACCATCCCCAGCGGCATCCTCGAACCGGGGGAGCAGCCGGCCGAGGGCATCCTCCGCGAGATCACCGAGGAGACCGGCGTCACCGCACGGGTGGAGGAGCTGGTCGAGGTGCACAGCGAGGAGCCGGTCACCTACGCCAACGGCGACGTCTGCCAGTTCCTCAACCTGCTCTACCGCTGCCGCCACGTCTCGGGGGAGGCGCGGGTCGCCGACGACGAGTCCCTGGAGGTCGGCTGGTTCCGCCCCGAGGCCCTCCCTGCGATGACGGCCTACCAGCTCGAGCGGATCGAGCGCGTCCTCGGCCCGAGCGGCGGCTGA
- the rpsR gene encoding 30S ribosomal protein S18, which translates to MKNPKKGAGPVKTVRLGKVDYKDTATLRKFISERGKIRARRVTGLSVQDQRKVAIAIKNAREMALLPYASTAR; encoded by the coding sequence ATGAAGAACCCCAAGAAGGGCGCGGGCCCGGTCAAGACCGTCCGCCTCGGCAAGGTCGACTACAAGGACACCGCCACGCTGCGGAAGTTCATCTCCGAGCGCGGGAAGATCCGGGCCCGTCGGGTCACCGGCCTCTCCGTGCAGGACCAGCGCAAGGTCGCCATCGCGATTAAGAACGCGCGTGAGATGGCCCTGCTGCCCTACGCCTCCACGGCTCGCTGA
- the rplI gene encoding 50S ribosomal protein L9, which produces MKLILTTEVSNLGIPGDVVEVRDGYGRNFLLPQGQAIRWTRGAEKQIDGIKRARDAREIRGIEHAQEVRDQLEGLTVSLPVNAGDSGRLFGAVTAADLAGAIKRAGGPSVDKRTIEVGKPIKQVGRHTVGVKLHEGVTAHLPVEVVPAS; this is translated from the coding sequence ATGAAGCTCATCCTGACCACCGAGGTCTCGAACCTCGGCATCCCCGGCGACGTCGTCGAGGTCCGTGACGGCTACGGCCGCAACTTCCTGCTGCCGCAGGGCCAGGCCATCCGCTGGACCCGTGGCGCGGAGAAGCAGATCGACGGCATCAAGCGGGCGCGCGACGCCCGTGAGATCCGTGGCATCGAGCACGCCCAGGAGGTCCGCGACCAGCTCGAGGGCCTGACGGTGTCGCTGCCGGTGAACGCCGGTGACTCCGGCCGCCTGTTCGGCGCGGTCACCGCCGCCGACCTGGCCGGGGCGATCAAGCGGGCCGGTGGCCCCTCGGTCGACAAGCGCACCATCGAGGTCGGCAAGCCGATCAAGCAGGTCGGTCGCCACACCGTGGGCGTCAAGCTCCACGAGGGCGTCACCGCCCACCTGCCGGTGGAGGTCGTCCCCGCCTCCTGA
- the rpsF gene encoding 30S ribosomal protein S6, with the protein MRKYEVMVIIDPDTDERQVNPILEQYTKVITDAGGTIENVDVWGKRRLAYEIQKKTEGIYAIIGLTSEPDAVKEMDRLFSINEAIMRTKVMRPVPEKQKKS; encoded by the coding sequence ATGCGTAAGTACGAAGTCATGGTGATCATCGATCCCGACACCGACGAGCGCCAGGTGAACCCCATCCTGGAGCAGTACACCAAGGTGATCACCGACGCCGGTGGCACCATCGAGAACGTGGACGTCTGGGGCAAGCGCCGCCTGGCCTACGAGATCCAGAAGAAGACCGAGGGCATCTACGCCATCATCGGGCTCACCTCTGAGCCCGACGCGGTCAAGGAGATGGACCGTCTGTTCTCCATCAACGAGGCCATCATGCGCACCAAGGTGATGCGTCCCGTCCCGGAGAAGCAGAAGAAGAGCTGA
- a CDS encoding single-stranded DNA-binding protein has translation MAGDTVITLVGNLTADPELRFTPSGAAVANFTVASTPRTFDRQSGEWKDGDAMFLNCAVWRQAAENVAESLQKGMRVIVQGRLKSRSYETREGERRTVFEVDVDEIGPALRYATAKVTRTSSGAGGGGGGYNGGGGNGGGGGGGYSGGGSSGGGGGYGGGSGGSGGGGGGQDSWSGGGNRGGSSGGAAGSDPWAQAQTDEPPF, from the coding sequence ATGGCAGGCGACACCGTCATCACCCTGGTCGGCAACCTGACCGCCGACCCCGAGCTGCGGTTCACCCCGTCCGGGGCGGCCGTGGCCAACTTCACCGTGGCCTCGACCCCCCGCACCTTCGACCGCCAGAGCGGCGAGTGGAAGGACGGGGACGCGATGTTCCTCAACTGCGCCGTCTGGCGGCAGGCCGCGGAGAACGTGGCCGAGTCGCTCCAGAAGGGCATGCGGGTCATCGTCCAGGGCCGGCTCAAGTCACGCAGCTACGAGACCCGCGAGGGCGAGCGGCGCACGGTGTTCGAGGTCGACGTCGACGAGATCGGCCCGGCGCTGCGTTACGCGACGGCCAAGGTCACCCGCACCTCCAGCGGTGCTGGCGGCGGTGGCGGTGGCTACAACGGTGGCGGCGGCAACGGCGGCGGTGGCGGTGGCGGCTACTCCGGCGGAGGCAGCTCCGGCGGGGGTGGCGGCTACGGCGGCGGCTCCGGGGGGTCCGGTGGCGGCGGCGGCGGCCAGGACTCCTGGTCCGGCGGCGGCAACCGCGGTGGCAGCTCCGGCGGCGCGGCCGGTTCGGACCCCTGGGCGCAGGCCCAGACCGACGAACCTCCGTTCTGA